The Etheostoma cragini isolate CJK2018 chromosome 22, CSU_Ecrag_1.0, whole genome shotgun sequence genome segment AAAAATGTGTAACTGCAGATTCTTCTCACTGAGCCATTTCAAACTTCTGCGGATGTATGGACATCGGTGTTATGTTTTGTAAGTGGAATGTGCTGTGTCTacactggaaaaacacacacaatgacaacaaaCGACACAGAATGAGTAAAAAGAGCCGATGCATACGatgacaacagagatgggaccACAAAGACGTAAGgcatgacagaaaataaaccaaaacacataggcctacagtaGGCTCAGCGACTACAAGAGAAGTAAACTGTAGACGGTAAGGGGGCGTAGTTTTACCGTCTCTAGGAGCAGGGAGCTGGTGGAaaatacaggaagtgaaacTGTTGCAGACGGTAAGAAAATGTATGAATTATCCTGAatattacagtacaatacagtaaaaataaacacttaagTAGCCCACAAGTATTTAAAAGTGTGGACACATttgtttcctcttttaaaaaaattctatggTTACACGAGTAGCCTACTCTATAAAGATTTTTTACAGGGCGGTGttgaatgtgttgtgtttttcaccATCTAGCGCCACACAGTCGCATTCGTGctagatttctttttgtttgtcttgaaCAATTGGTTACATGTTTCTTTTAGTTAATTGGAAACCATTTATTTCAgtgtattactttttattataaGAAACGAAAAACTGGGGAGAAAATAAAGCACGAATAGTAGACTAGAAAAGAACCGGACATGGCATTTGAAATTGAGTATGATATTTGAATGAATTTAGTTTCTTTCTTCATGTTCTAGGAGATGACAGAGATCAGTCTCCACGAAGAAGCATCTTAAATTTGCATCAGTTATGCACTGCTATTTTACCTTTCCAGCAACCTCCTCTTTTCAACATCAAATGACTGGCAGTTGATGTGACATATATATGACCACAGCCAGGCGGTCTTGTTCTGTGTCCAACAGTGCATTAACCCCTTGTTACAAAGTCCTGTCCGAAGATCAACAAACATTGCGTGTCCAACTCCTGTCCACACGAGCATGGATATCGCCACGGTAAATGCTCTTCCTTACGAGGACTTTGTGAATATTTTGGGCAATGTGGTGGAGAAATGTCCCATTATAACAGCTGCTGTGTGGTCGGGGCGTCCCTTTGAGAACTTGACTGCTTTGGAGACTGCAATCAGTGAATTCATCGATGCTCTCCCAGAATCAGGTGAGATGGGCTACAGACCACATTACAttaacttttccttttctttgttgtaGCTATTTTGTATTGTGAGTGGCTGCCTCGAGGGTTGTTTGGCcctaaaatgtgatttaatcCACACGCATAGGGACTGATAAAACACTATATCCTGTATGCCCAGGTAAAGAGGGGATCCTCAGGTGTCACCCGGACCTCGCAGGCAGGGACCTCCAGAGCGGCACCCTGACCCGGGAGTCGCGCGAGGAACAGGCTGGATCCGGGATGGATGCGCTAAACTCCGCAGAAGCCTCGCGCATGGCCCGGCTCAACGAGGACTACAAGGAGCGCTTTGGTTTCCCGTTTGTCATCTGCGCCCGAATAAACGACAAGGCGAACATTTTACGGCAGCTGTCCGAGCGCTGTCTGAACGAGCGCGCGGTGGAGAGGGCGCTGGGCATCGAGGAGGTGAAGAAGATATGTCGCCTGCGTCTTCAAGCTCTCGTGCTCATTGACGCGCCCAACAAGATATAAACTTTAACAACGAGTTTATATCTAAAATGGTACTGGGCCACTTCAACAACCCGGATGTAAAGACTGTCATTGTCCTGAGGACTGTAGACCTAGACTGTGTGCTATTCGCTTTATTCCAAATGCAATGTGCGGGTATTCAAGCATCATACTGTAGGCCTACAATGagttttctaaataaaacaatatataggCCTATGTACCTTTGATTCTAATTTAACAATGTACATGATAACAGCTTGGGCTTATGTACAAGTGGTAAATATATTGCATTACGCATAGGCATATACAATCAGAAACTTGATAATACTCACATTTCTGAGATGGAAAAAACAATTCACTGTAAAACTttacaggggggggggggggggggggggggtaaagaaATGTCCCTTCAGTCCAGTAAATGACAGTGGCAGTAGGACATCCATGAGGAAGAGGTCCCTTCAAGGGGATTCCTGGTTAAGGAgcacttattattatttacatgccATAACTCTGAGACTCATAACTGTCACTCTCCAATATCCCCCTAATTATGAATCTAAGgattcctaaaaaaaacaaaagaagcatgAATCCCCTCAAATGAGATTGCCTTGAAATGTGaatttgtagtttatttatagtTGTTTCCATCGAAACCGACCGAAAAGATCGCTGCAATATGAGTTTATGAAGTCCCAGTCTCAGAACCTGCTGCGGGTCTATGCGAGCTCCCTGGCCTTAGGTGCGGAGAGGGCGTGACCTGCAGCGGGGAAACGGGGGGCGAGGTGGTGTGAGCTCCGTTCGTTGAGGTGACCCCTCCCGGGGCTTCCCCCTGGTCCCCAGAGCTGATGGAGGAGTCTTGGTCCGGGTCAGCCCCCCTCGCCCTCCTCCggtcctcctccttcttccacTTCATGCGCCGGTTCTGGAACCAGATCTTGATGTGGCGCTCGGTGAGGCTGAGGGTCAGCGCCAGCTCCACGCGGCGCGGCCTCGAGATGTAGCGGTTGAACAGGaactccttctccagctccagcagctGGGCTCGCGTGTAGGCAGTCCTCGTGCGTTTATTTTCCTCTGACTCCGCTATCACGTAGGGGCCTGGAGACAAACAGAGATTAAGTGTCCTCACAAATGAGATACAACTTCATAGAAGTCATTTGTCGAAGgcatttgaattttttattattagtgttGTTTGGACAAAATTTCAAGCAATGTCATTGTAAAGTCATTGGATTAATTATCATAAAgggaggtttttgtttttgctgaaaaTGACTACAGGGCTTAATTTAAGTGCACGGATCAGATTTTGACCCCCTCAGCAGGCACCATAGTGCATGTTTGTCTTCGTATTGCcagtaaaataaacatgtattctcTTGTAGTTTTACAAGGAATTCACAattacagtaggctacttgaAAAAATTAGGCTAATTCCTTAGTCAAAGTTTGAATTTTGAAATATGAGCACACGATATAGCAGTTCTGAGGGACATTTAGGCTATTGTTCTTAAACGGAATTAGTTTAGTTAGTTTGTGAGTTGGttagttttttcaaaatgatgtaGTAAATTGTTCTGCAGTTTAAGATTTTGGTAAAGGTGTGGccagggttcaaaattagctccattgggcacccagatagctcagttggtagagcgggtgcccatgtatagaggattactcctcgacgcagccggcccgggtttNNNNNNNNNNNNNNNNNNNNNNNNNNNNNNNNNNNNNNNNNNNNNNNNNNNNNNNNNNNNNNNNNNNNNNNNNNNNNNNNNNNNNNNNNNNNNNNNNNNNggcacccagatagctcagttggtagagcgggtgcccatgtatagaggattactcctcgacgcagccggcccgggtttgaatccagcctgcggccctttgctgcatgtcactccccccctctctcccccttcatatcttcatctgtcctgtcattaaaggcctaaaatgccccaaaaaataatctttaaaaaaaagaagtcattaTCCCCCAAAAAAGCTTGAACATTCACTTGCCATATGTCATTAGCTGTGTAGACTACAGCGACCCATTTCAAATATATACCAGTGATGTGATTTTACAAATACGATAGATCAGTCTGTGAGATCTGAGATCCTTTTATTGTGGCTTAGTCACTGAGAccttccacatttttttttatgtctgaaTTGCTGCAGTAGGCTATGTATTTAGAAGGCATCGGCGGTGAGAGTGGAACAAGTAGCCTAACTTTTTACATGCCATAaagccaccacacacacacacacacacatacatatgcacatatatacacacatacatatatatccTACCTTTAGTATagacatgtgtttttgtgttgattcAAATTGAAAGTTAAATTGAGACtatgatcattttttttcaaaaaattaaaagtaggTTATCTAAGTTAATTCATAGGTTTAATTGCAACAATTTATGTGAATGCAAGCCATAAATGCCCAATTTATCGAGGCACGAATGACAGCTTTGACCCTTGGCATCCAGCTAACGGGGATCCTAATAAAATCATATCACTCTTGTACGTTTTGCATGTCAGCCTCTTTGTAATGAAGGTGTCATCTTGTCCGTTTCTAAACTTAAATCTTACTATTATGCTACTAAGCCATTGGCATGTCTTCAATACACTGAACAACTGTGCGCAAAATAAACCAAAGGAAGACCGTAATGTCCCAGCCGCAGAAATAAATGTTGACTTTTCTCTGATTTGAGAAAATTCGGACAACTTGGTagatattttagtttaaaatctTTGTAGTCTACCTAGAAAACATGCTTATCAGTAAACGAACCTGAAATTGGTAGGCCTACAGCTTAATTAAAGCTATTTAAAATGCCTCCATATGAAgcaatttaaatgatttagttatttattttaaatttggtgaGAGTCTAGCAatgcattttaatataaaatatgtattaccAGGACCACATCAATCATAACCGATTGTGGTAGGTGTGTTTTTCCCGGCCTATTATACTCTATTATGCAGCCCATTGATGGTTTAAGATACGGCGATTTGTGAATATGTTTTGTAAAGACAAACCCCACATTTTTGTGACGATAAGACCTGATAAAAGCAAGCGCTGACCTTCCGGGCCTTTTACAAATTGACTGACAAGGTAAACTGAAACACCCAGGATCATATTGTTGGGAACATGATGTCATTGTAGGGCCTCGGTGCTATGACTACTTGGTAGGCTAATGTTGTAAACAcctgcatttttaaataagatGATAAATTAATCTGCTTTGAGAAGCCAATCCAGCTCTCCATTCAGTGATTACCTTCGTTATTATGATCTGAAACACATGACATGTACTGATATATATAGCGGTTTGGAAAAAGAATACCTGCCCACTGTCCCTTCCAGGTGTGTGAGTGAGATTTTGTGGTTTTCATCCAGGGGAAAGGGAGATGATATGTGCTCTGTTCCCCCGTGTCTCCATAGCCTGCAGCAGGCGGGAGAGGTTGCTGCTGGAGCCCCTGAGGATGGTGGAGCTGCTGAGGCACACCTGGATCTTCCCGCATGGGTAGACTGTAAGAGGGGGCGATGTCAGGAAGGCTGGCCTGCTCCAAGGCTCCAATGCACGGCGGTGTGTAGACGGAGTGGACCTGCCTGCTCATGTAGAGGCAGGGCGGTGGGCTGTGGCTGTAGTCCTCCCCGTTTGCTCTCTGGTAGGCACAGGAGTCTTTAAAAACCTGAGAAGGATAAAAATGATCTTCCCGATTCATGGCTTCCGCGGACCCGCACATGTACCGTACCTGCGCCCTGCCTCGGCGTGGACCTTCTGCTCTACCGGTCTCTGGCGCAATTGCGAGGCCCTTACAGCTGCACACAGGTGTGTCCCTCTGCCACCATGTGACTTTTCAGAGCCAAAGCCATTGGTTTCACTGTTTACAGACCTATAGCCCTCAGTGTCCAGGATATGCAGCTTGTGGGATTTTTCAGTAAATTAAACAGAACTGCAGTCAGCGCGTAAATCAATGCCAGTCTGTAAATACCGCAACGTTCACCTGGCTGGCACCCACCTGTGTTTGCCCCCACAGCAGCAACAGACAGCAAACAGGTGAATCTGTGAGCCCCTGTTTCCAGAGAGAGGTACCATGAGACGTTGCATGATATATAGGATTGTCCTCAAACAACGTGGCATCAACACTTTATATGGACACATCTCTCGTCTGCCCTCCACGGCTAATAAATTGATATGTATGGGCGCAAACATTGGTTGACCTGCCAGATAAGAGACCTGGATGGAGAGGCCGTTGTCTTGGATACTCGGGCGAAAAGCTCAAACATGAAACTTTGtttccaaaacctttttttttccatttgtctaCACCTTTCCGACTTTTAAAATGTACCCATTACACTTCTGTAAATGCATCATTTAACACCATTTAGCGCGCGTGGGCACACGGTCCCTACACGAAGGGTCCTTGGCGATAACAAACACAGAGCCGCTGCGGCCGCTGCACTCTCGCCATGTTTGCTTGCCATTAGGCATTAGCAGGTGTGTGTTCGCCCCATTAAACAACAGCTCTCGTGGTAAACCAATTAAGGTTGGAGTGAGCAACAGAACTCAATTAACGAGGTGTGCGCGTGGAACGTGTCTCCAACATCCGCGAGATCACCAGTGCGTTTATGCAACATTTTGAGCCTCTGCCACGCAACCGGAGTGATTTACCtatgtttcatttaaattgtaCAGGACGAGCGTGCGTTTACCTTGATAGTGTATATCAATAGACTATTTGTACTGGGTTCTTCAAAAGCAATTATGGCACTTTCCACGGTATCTTAATGGGGCACTCAGCGATGCAATAAAGTTCAAGTAAACCTATTCTTTGTAAATCACCCCGTGCACTATGGCCTAATGGTGTTTATATTTGATCACCTTTTcaaagaggaaggaaacagtTAACCCAAGCTATTCTCCACTGCAGTGGAGATGGACAACGTGATTCATGGAGCATGAGGGACGTTAAACGCATTTTAGCCGACTTTCCAGGCAAAACTTGGCGTAATGGGTTGAGCGAGGAGTAATGCATCTTAAATTTAGATAGCCTACAATAGATCTATGGGTAATCATGACCGAAGAGAATGACAGTTACCACGTTTATAAAACGATGCATAGACCAATAAAAGAGTGAAAGCTTGCATACATGGAGACAGGCCAAATGGGACTGATATAAAGCGCACCAATTTCAATGCTTGAGCACGTCCATCTGCTGTGCTGAAGCCCCTGTATAACACGTGGAAACGCCGCATGTATGTATGAGCTTAATCACTAGAATAtctctaattattattttattgctattgttattattacagccttattaatattaataaaaaaagtattaatactAAACCACTGCTGGAAACCACTTATTCACCAGAACACATAGGAGTGTCAggaatacaacttttttttctcctttggcAAACTGTTTCTGATTGCCCATATAtacatgtccaaaaagtcaGACACGCGATAAAAAACTGCTTACTCAGTGGCGACAGCAGCATGGCTTATGTAAACATTATGGCTGTGAATAATGACAGAAGAATGGTCACGTCATTATAATTGAAATCAAATCTCTTCTACTGTAGGTGAAACAGAATTACACTAAACATTAATCGTGTGAGAAGCAAGGGCATGAAAATGTGGGCTAATAAAAAAGTTCTCCTCCTGATTTCCTGAACCATAATGGCCACTTGGATGTTTATTTACTCCAATGTAGGTAAAATAAAGTGGCTACTGGCTTTAGGAGCAATTTAAGGAAAGACATATAGCTAACCAACTACCAAATTGTTGTTAATTCAAAAGTGAACTGTCAGGAAACTACAATGTAAGAACATCCTGCATCAGCACAAACTTAAATGAATGTCTTCTCAGATAGGGGACAGGACAGGTCTCTTAGTTTGCTAGCAGTTCTGTAAGGTGTGTTAGCTAGTAGCCAGAGAGCAGGTTCAGGAGTGTCCACCTCTCAACTGCCAGGACAGGGAGTGGCTTCTGTAAAATCAGGGTTCCTCCCCCGGACAAAAGTCTTTATTTACGaagtctgtctttgtctctcttctgGCCATCCCTCCCATGTCTCCGCTCCCTGTTGTCTTTGTGGCTGTAACTCGTCTCCTGGTTCTTATCTTTGTTATTGCAGCTGTCCCTGTGATGAAGTTTATGGTCTGTGTGGTCTCCATTACTACTGTGATCTCTAGGAGGTGTTCTGCTGCGGTTGCGGCTTCTGTCTGGGGACTCGCTGCTCCGGCGCCCTCTCGTGGAGGACTGCCGGTCTCTGGACTCACTGGGGCGTCGCTGCAGGCCGGTGGAGCGCAGGGTGTTGAGGAGGAAGCGCTTGTTCATGCTCCGCACGGGACACTTTAACCTGACGGAGGAGAGAACAGACAAACCTTTAAACTTTGACAGTAGTTGACAACTTATCTCTGAGACCTATAGATTGTCATCGCTGGCTCCTGGAAGAagtaatctatttttttttttaagctgacTAAGCTATCCAGAAATTGAACATCCATAACACATTCAGAGCTAATAACAATGACATCAgatcacacacatttaaacgTTTTTCATTGGCAGGGCTGTAGCACTGAGGTCACTTCCTTTTCTATGGGGGGGGTTGCTACCTGGAGAAATTTACATGGCATTGATTAAAAACTAACACCATGATTTGGCTTTGATTTGGCTTTGAATAAGTTTTATCTAAGTAATATttcatttagagaaaaaaaagtatattgaACGGAACAAAagtaactgaaaaaaatgatccTGATGAATACAACGTTGTTAATACAAACTGAACAGGAGCAAGGCAAGTACCATACACcgtattattaaaataaactgcAACACAAGCTGAAGTTATAGACGCTCATTCTTCTGAGGGACCTAAAATGTCTAGTGATTAATATTTCTAGAATTGTGactgaattgttttgttttgtacacatgtaattagtttttttctttttaaggagATCTTGATCTCAATGAGACTTCCTCAATATATACAGCCTAACTAACTAAAAGCCATCAATTCAATTTGGTGTGActattttaaatcacatttaaaccaagacaaaacaacaagggTGATTAATCAATGCATTTAGCTACATATTCTGGAAAATGTATCATTTATTTGTATCATTGAGAAGACATTTTTGGAGGTGGCCAATacaatatgttaaaatatacactaccggtcgaaagtttggggtcactcacaaaattccattggactccattgtagacagaatcccagctgagatcagagATCAGTTTCcaaattacattatgtgcttacataattgcaaaaagagggtttaatgtttaatgttttcttagttagtttttttaaataatatccgattagtaaacaaaatgagcatttggaacattggatgactggttgctgataatgggaaatgtagatattgcattaaagatcagcccccccccccccccccccccccccccccccacactcagatcagctggtatcctgtctataatagagtgaaatggaaatttgtaagtgaccccaaacttttgaccggtagtataTGCTGTTTtaccaaaaatatataatatcagATTATGTGGAGCTATCGTCTGTATTATAGTTATTAGGTAGTTTTATCTAAATTCACCACAAACAGGCGACAGACTCAATGAACAAAAGTTGCCCGAGTGATAGTACAGCTAAACAGCAGTCAGATGTCCAAAACTCCAGATGTGTGCAGGCAGATGACATGTCAGACAGGGCTCACCATCCTGCAGGGCCCATGGTCTCCGCTCTCACTCGAGCCCTGTCGGTCTCATTTAGGAGCTCCTCTACTGCACGCCTACATAGAGAAATATAGAAACGTATGAACGATAGTGAGTCTTGTGAATGAGAGGAAATAGGAAGAAGTTGAGGACAAAAACAGTACAAAACCTAAAGCACATGAAAAACCATTTAATTAagtgagagaaaacaaagtgaTGCAGAGTACAAATGGGGAAGTGAATAATTAGAGAGTGAAGGAGGGACAGCGGCGGTGTCCTCATTTGACCCGAGCTGCTAAATCAGCCGAGTACCAGCGGAGGAGACTCACTCATTTAGACGAAATGTAACCACAAAGCGCAGGCAGCTAATTGTAGCTACAATGGTGGAATGGTTTCTATACAACCACTAAACAGTATGCTTACAACACAGTACGTACAACAGCTGTCGACCAAAAATATCCCCCAGTCCTTAGTGAATGAGGGCTGTCACGGTTTCGGCTGAAAACTAGCTAGCTTGAAGTGTAAGCAGCTGTATACGTTAACTgagaaattacagaaaaatagTTACATACTTTTCTAGTTCGTTATCCTCTGACATCGTGTTGTGATGAACTGCACGTTGGAACAAAGTTTATTCGACTAAAATCGATGACTGTATGTTAATTAACGCTGGCATTCAtatcttttttctgtttacttCTCCGCGTGGTCCTTCAAACGAGGACCCTGTGTTTTAGCTGTCCTTAGTGATGCCTGAAAGTTTCCAACGTCCACTTTTAAGCCTTTTGCGACACAACTAACTTGATAAATAATTTTGAGCATCACAAATAGCCTAAACGCCTTGAATGCTACTTGTATACTCTAGATTTGAGTTTTGTCTATTCGCACAGTCCATATGAAACAATCACAAAcggtggtggaagaagtattcagtaGTCTATTCCTTTACCTACAGTAATAGGAGAAATTATATACAATTCtcacaattaatttttttttattacgttAGTAAAAATGGCTTGAGTAGGCCACACATTATCATAATTATTGATTGTGCATCAATATGTCAGCAACGTTATGTTGTTTAATGAGCTATGTTAATTAGCCTACTTTGGACAGTTTAATCTGTAGTGCATTATATATTgacgttttagttttttgtgatcaatgatttttaaattttcttttatcttcaaaaattaacaaaacaaacaattacaaacaacacactgagacATGAAACGCGACCCAGagcccaaaaaacacagagaggaaagctgggagggagggagatgaaacatcacatacaaaaaacacacacacacacacaaaagacagggacgttttagttttttgaatgCAAATGTATTAATCTTGAAAGTAACTATGCTATGACAATGCCCATTATCAGACACATCCTATTAACATGCATAActgaaagataaaat includes the following:
- the urad gene encoding 2-oxo-4-hydroxy-4-carboxy-5-ureidoimidazoline decarboxylase, coding for MDIATVNALPYEDFVNILGNVVEKCPIITAAVWSGRPFENLTALETAISEFIDALPESGKEGILRCHPDLAGRDLQSGTLTRESREEQAGSGMDALNSAEASRMARLNEDYKERFGFPFVICARINDKANILRQLSERCLNERAVERALGIEEVKKICRLRLQALVLIDAPNKI
- the pdx1 gene encoding LOW QUALITY PROTEIN: pancreas/duodenum homeobox protein 1 (The sequence of the model RefSeq protein was modified relative to this genomic sequence to represent the inferred CDS: inserted 1 base in 1 codon), producing the protein MCGSAEAMNREDHFYPSQVFKDSCAYQRANGEDYSHSPPPCLYMSRQVHSVYTPPCIGALEQASLPDIAPSYSLPMREDPGVPQQLHHPQGLQQQPLPPAAGYGDTGEQSTYHLPFPWMKTTKSHSHTWKGQWAGPYVIAESEENKRTRTAYTRAQLLELEKEFLFNRYISRPRRVELALTLSLTERHIKIWFQNRRMKWKKEEDRRRARGADPDQDSSISSGDQGEAPGGVTSTNGAHTTSPPVSPLXGHALSAPKARELA
- the si:ch211-140b10.6 gene encoding protein POLR1D, whose amino-acid sequence is MSEDNELEKRAVEELLNETDRARVRAETMGPAGWLKCPVRSMNKRFLLNTLRSTGLQRRPSESRDRQSSTRGRRSSESPDRSRNRSRTPPRDHSSNGDHTDHKLHHRDSCNNKDKNQETSYSHKDNRERRHGRDGQKRDKDRLRK